In Microbacterium maritypicum, the following are encoded in one genomic region:
- the rho gene encoding transcription termination factor Rho, with the protein MENLSETQNDQSASVSEAPATEAAPARKRAPRRASTATAAAKAEAAKAEKPASKTEAAPKAEAAPKAEAAPAEASAETTEAAPKAKAPRRSRAKKADAEAPAADAAPAEAPAADAAPAEAPAESAPKSTGRGRRGAQKTAAPEAEAADAAPAADTASDAAAAEPAQNGNARGRNAQNSNAQKNNAQNNDAQNNDAQNNDAQKNDAQNNNSDDDSDGGEEQGGRGRNRSRSRNRGRGQNGAAQEQQTQPAADDDQAGGNNRNRQRNKRRSGVPTDEFDTEIGEDDVLIPIAGILDVLDNYAFVRTTGYLAGPSDVYVSLGQVKKYNLRKGDAVVGSIKQPREGEQQGRQKYNALVKVDSINGLSVDDAATRVEFGKLTPLYPQERLRMETAPEKLTQRIIDLVAPVGKGQRGLIVAPPKAGKTIVLQQIANAIAQNNPEVHLMVVLVDERPEEVTDMERSVKGEVIASTFDRPAEDHTTVAELAIERAKRLVELGRDVVVLLDSITRLGRAYNLAAPASGRVLSGGVDASALYPPKRFFGAARNIENGGSLTILATALVETGSKMDEVIFEEFKGTGNSELRLSRALADKRIFPAVDVNASSTRREEMLLSADEVKITWKLRRALAGLDQQQALEVVLGKLKETNSNVEFLVQMQKSIPTLPSGAHGHDNNIR; encoded by the coding sequence GTGGAGAACCTCTCCGAGACCCAGAACGACCAGTCCGCTTCGGTTTCCGAAGCACCCGCGACCGAGGCCGCACCGGCACGCAAGCGGGCGCCGCGCCGCGCCAGCACCGCCACGGCAGCAGCGAAGGCCGAGGCGGCGAAGGCCGAGAAGCCCGCGTCGAAGACCGAGGCTGCGCCGAAGGCCGAAGCCGCGCCGAAGGCCGAAGCCGCGCCCGCCGAGGCGTCGGCCGAGACCACGGAGGCCGCGCCCAAGGCGAAGGCACCGCGTCGCAGCCGTGCCAAGAAGGCAGACGCCGAGGCCCCGGCAGCAGACGCCGCTCCGGCAGAGGCACCGGCCGCGGATGCCGCTCCGGCAGAGGCACCGGCGGAGTCGGCGCCCAAGTCGACCGGCCGAGGGCGCCGTGGCGCTCAGAAGACCGCAGCCCCCGAGGCCGAAGCTGCGGATGCAGCGCCCGCTGCGGACACCGCATCCGACGCCGCCGCCGCTGAGCCCGCACAGAACGGCAACGCACGGGGCCGCAACGCGCAGAACAGCAACGCGCAGAAGAACAACGCGCAGAACAACGACGCGCAGAACAACGACGCGCAGAACAACGACGCGCAGAAGAACGACGCGCAGAACAACAACAGCGACGACGACTCCGACGGAGGCGAGGAGCAGGGTGGCCGCGGTCGCAACCGCAGCCGCAGCCGCAACCGTGGGCGTGGTCAGAACGGCGCAGCGCAGGAGCAGCAGACACAGCCCGCCGCCGATGACGATCAGGCCGGCGGCAACAACCGCAACCGTCAGCGCAACAAGCGTCGCAGCGGCGTCCCGACCGACGAGTTCGACACCGAGATCGGCGAGGACGACGTCCTGATCCCGATCGCCGGAATCCTCGACGTGCTCGACAACTACGCGTTCGTGCGCACCACCGGATACCTCGCCGGCCCCAGCGACGTGTACGTCTCGCTCGGCCAGGTGAAGAAGTACAACCTCCGCAAGGGCGACGCGGTCGTCGGCTCGATCAAGCAGCCTCGCGAGGGCGAGCAGCAGGGTCGTCAGAAGTACAACGCGCTGGTCAAGGTCGACTCGATCAACGGTCTGTCGGTCGACGACGCCGCCACCCGCGTGGAGTTCGGCAAGCTCACCCCGCTGTACCCGCAGGAGCGCCTCCGCATGGAGACGGCCCCCGAGAAGCTCACCCAGCGCATCATCGACCTGGTCGCCCCGGTCGGCAAGGGCCAGCGCGGTCTCATCGTCGCGCCGCCCAAGGCCGGCAAGACGATCGTGCTGCAGCAGATCGCGAACGCGATCGCGCAGAACAACCCCGAGGTCCACCTCATGGTCGTGCTCGTCGACGAGCGCCCCGAAGAGGTCACCGACATGGAGCGTTCGGTCAAGGGCGAGGTCATCGCCTCGACGTTCGATCGTCCGGCCGAAGACCACACCACGGTCGCCGAGCTCGCCATCGAGCGTGCGAAGCGACTGGTCGAACTCGGACGCGACGTCGTCGTGCTGCTCGACTCGATCACCCGCCTCGGCCGTGCGTACAACCTGGCTGCCCCGGCATCGGGCCGCGTGCTCTCCGGTGGCGTCGACGCGTCGGCGCTGTACCCGCCCAAGCGGTTCTTCGGTGCGGCGCGCAACATCGAGAACGGCGGATCCCTCACGATCCTCGCCACGGCGCTGGTCGAGACCGGTTCCAAGATGGACGAGGTCATCTTCGAGGAGTTCAAGGGTACCGGCAACAGCGAGCTGCGTCTCTCCCGCGCCCTCGCCGACAAGCGCATCTTCCCGGCGGTCGACGTGAACGCGTCGAGCACCCGTCGCGAAGAGATGCTGCTCTCGGCCGACGAGGTCAAGATCACGTGGAAGCTGCGTCGTGCCCTCGCCGGTCTCGACCAGCAGCAGGCTCTCGAGGTGGTCCTCGGCAAGCTCAAGGAGACCAACTCGAACGTCGAGTTCCTCGTGCAGATGCAGAAGTCGATCCCGACGCTTCCCTCGGGTGCGCACGGGCACGACAACAACATCCGCTGA
- the thrB gene encoding homoserine kinase codes for MAAALAPVEGNPVEGRTVEVRVPATSANLGPGFDTLGLALSIYDTLQVTALSAGELEIEVTGSGAAEIPRDESNLIVRTIAYVFADAGRPMPGLRIIAENGVPHGRGLGSSGAAVAAGVLAAKGLLHGDVEIDDADLLRLATELEGHPDNVAPALFGGLTIAWMGERGPQHKKLLVHRGVSPLVLVPAYTMSTSQARSLQPPHVSTADAVFNVSRSALLIAALMQSPELLLDATADRLHQDYRAEAMPETQRLVQALRKAGFAAVVSGAGPSVLVLADGPGSRQDAVELADRVTDTPWEALLLAVDVRGGTVGTRAEGST; via the coding sequence ATGGCGGCAGCCCTTGCCCCCGTCGAGGGCAACCCCGTCGAAGGCCGCACCGTCGAGGTGCGGGTGCCCGCCACGAGCGCGAACCTCGGCCCCGGATTCGACACGCTCGGCCTGGCGCTCAGCATCTACGACACCCTGCAGGTCACGGCGCTGTCGGCCGGTGAACTCGAGATCGAGGTGACCGGTTCCGGTGCTGCCGAGATCCCGCGCGACGAGTCGAACCTCATCGTCCGCACGATCGCGTACGTGTTCGCCGACGCGGGTCGTCCGATGCCCGGCCTGCGCATCATCGCCGAGAACGGCGTGCCGCACGGTCGCGGACTCGGTTCTTCGGGTGCGGCTGTCGCTGCCGGCGTGCTCGCGGCGAAGGGACTGCTCCACGGCGACGTCGAGATCGACGATGCCGACCTCCTCCGTCTCGCCACCGAGCTCGAGGGGCATCCCGACAACGTCGCCCCGGCCCTGTTCGGCGGACTGACGATCGCGTGGATGGGGGAGCGCGGACCGCAGCACAAGAAGCTGCTCGTGCACCGCGGCGTCTCGCCCCTCGTGCTCGTCCCCGCCTACACGATGTCGACCTCGCAGGCGCGTTCGCTGCAGCCTCCGCACGTCTCCACGGCGGATGCGGTGTTCAACGTCTCGCGCTCTGCGCTGCTGATCGCGGCCCTGATGCAGAGTCCGGAGCTGTTGCTCGACGCGACGGCCGACCGACTCCACCAGGACTACCGCGCCGAGGCGATGCCCGAGACCCAGCGGCTCGTGCAGGCGCTGCGCAAGGCGGGCTTCGCGGCCGTCGTGTCCGGCGCCGGCCCCAGCGTGCTCGTGCTGGCCGACGGGCCGGGCAGCCGTCAAGACGCGGTGGAGTTGGCCGATCGAGTCACCGACACCCCGTGGGAGGCGCTCCTGCTCGCCGTCGACGTGCGTGGTGGTACAGTGGGGACTCGAGCGGAGGGCTCCACGTAA
- the prfA gene encoding peptide chain release factor 1 produces the protein MFESVQTLIDEHRRVQEELSDPAVHADAARAKRVNRRYAELSRIVAAYEAWIAATDDLETAREFAREDESIAAEIPAMEEELQTAQERLRRLLIPRDPDDARDVIMEIKAGEGGAESALFAADLLRMYIQYAASKGWKTELLERNESDLGGYKDVQVAIKGSSTDPAQGVWAHLKYEGGVHRVQRVPATESQGRIHTSTTGVLVFPEVDEPEEIHIDQNDLKIDVFRSSGPGGQSVNTTDSAVRITHVPTGIVVSMQNEKSQLQNREAGMRVLRARLLARQQEELDAAASDARRSQIRGMDRSERIRTYNFPENRIADHRTGFKAYNLDQVMDGALDPLIESAITADEEARLAAVGSDS, from the coding sequence GTGTTCGAGTCCGTCCAGACTCTGATCGACGAGCATCGCCGGGTGCAGGAGGAACTCTCCGACCCGGCGGTGCACGCCGACGCTGCCCGCGCCAAGCGCGTGAACCGTCGCTATGCCGAGCTTTCTCGCATCGTCGCCGCGTATGAGGCCTGGATCGCGGCGACCGATGATCTGGAGACCGCGCGCGAGTTCGCGCGGGAGGACGAGTCGATCGCTGCCGAGATCCCGGCGATGGAAGAGGAGCTGCAGACCGCACAGGAACGCCTGCGGCGCCTGCTGATCCCGCGCGACCCGGACGATGCCCGCGACGTGATCATGGAGATCAAGGCGGGGGAGGGCGGCGCGGAGTCTGCGCTGTTCGCCGCCGACCTGCTGCGCATGTACATCCAGTATGCGGCGTCCAAGGGGTGGAAGACCGAGCTGCTCGAGCGCAACGAGTCCGACCTCGGCGGCTACAAGGATGTTCAGGTCGCCATCAAGGGATCCTCGACCGACCCCGCCCAGGGCGTGTGGGCGCACCTGAAGTACGAGGGGGGCGTGCACCGCGTGCAGCGTGTGCCCGCGACGGAGTCGCAGGGGCGCATCCACACGTCGACCACCGGGGTGCTCGTCTTCCCCGAGGTCGACGAGCCCGAAGAGATCCACATCGACCAGAACGACCTCAAGATCGATGTGTTCCGCTCATCCGGTCCGGGTGGCCAGTCGGTGAACACGACCGATTCCGCGGTGCGCATCACCCACGTGCCGACCGGCATCGTCGTGTCGATGCAGAACGAGAAGTCCCAGCTGCAGAACCGCGAGGCGGGTATGCGCGTGCTGCGTGCCCGTCTGCTCGCGCGTCAGCAGGAGGAGCTGGACGCCGCGGCATCCGATGCCCGCCGATCGCAGATCCGAGGCATGGACCGCTCTGAGCGCATCCGCACCTACAACTTCCCCGAGAACCGCATCGCGGATCACCGCACGGGCTTCAAGGCGTACAACCTCGATCAGGTCATGGACGGAGCGCTCGATCCGCTGATCGAGAGTGCGATCACGGCAGACGAGGAAGCGCGGCTCGCCGCGGTCGGTTCCGACTCCTGA
- a CDS encoding phage holin family protein — translation MITLLFRGLMYVVSAGLGLIAADLALDGFQIEWDKWWGFVICILIFAILQSVLAPWVGKMATRYAPVLMGGIGIFSTLISLIIVVLLPIGGLRITDLTGWLLGSVIVWLITALGSVLLPLIFLRKKVEAVKTTRR, via the coding sequence GTGATCACACTTCTGTTCCGCGGCCTCATGTACGTCGTGTCGGCCGGACTCGGCCTGATCGCCGCCGACCTCGCCCTCGACGGGTTCCAGATCGAGTGGGACAAGTGGTGGGGCTTCGTCATCTGCATACTGATCTTCGCGATCCTGCAGAGCGTCCTCGCGCCGTGGGTCGGCAAGATGGCCACGCGCTACGCGCCCGTGCTCATGGGCGGCATCGGCATCTTCTCGACGCTGATCTCGCTCATCATCGTGGTGCTGCTGCCCATCGGAGGGCTGCGCATCACCGACCTCACCGGCTGGCTTCTCGGCTCGGTGATCGTGTGGCTCATCACCGCTCTCGGCAGCGTCCTGCTTCCTCTCATCTTCCTTCGCAAGAAGGTGGAGGCCGTCAAGACCACACGCCGCTAG